Part of the Bacteroidales bacterium genome, GCTCCCGGAAAAGCTGATTATTATCCCGAATATCTACTTTCCCGTTATGATAAGATAGAAAAAACACAATCAAATTACGAGTTTGTGAAACAAAAATTTGATGCTCATGGAATTAATTATATTGATTTTAATTCCTATTTCCTTGAAATGAAAGATACCACTTCCTTGCCATTATTTCCAAAATGTGGAGTTCACTGGAGTTATTATTCAATGAAATATGTTATTGATTCATTAATTAAATATATTGAAACAGTAAAAAATATTGATATGCCTGATTTGTATATAGATTCAGTTGAATTAACAACACATCCAAAATTTACTGATTATGATATTGGAGATGCATTAAATATTTACTCAAAAATTCCACAGGACACATTAGCTTACCCTGTTTTCAGAGTAGAAAATGATAGTACTAAAGTAAAACCTGATGTGCTAATAATTGGTGATAGTTTTTACTGGACATTCTCACAAACAGAATTACCTGAAAAAATTTTTAAGATGGAAGATTTCTGGTATTATTTAAAAGAAGTGAACCGAAAAGAAAAATTTCCTGTAAATATTTTGAATTTTAAAAATGAGATTTTAAGTAAAGATATTATTGTTTTGTGGACTACTGTTGCCCAGTTTCATGATTACGATTTCGGATTTGCAAACAAAATGTTTCAAAAATTAAATAATAATGATGAAATTACAGAATCTGAAATAAGAGAAAAGTTAATTGAATATTACACTGATCAGATTAAAAACAATGCCGATTGGTTAGAACATATAGCTGAAAAAGCAAGAAAAAATAATATCCCACTTGAAGAAATGATACGTAATGATGCGGAATATATGGTGGATAAGAAAAATAATAAGAATTAACCCGGAAAATTCATGAATTTTTTGCGATTAAGAAATACCAACAAATTTGCTTTCTTTTCAATACACAAATTTGGGTATTTCTAAATCGGGATTTCCCGTTTTGCTCCCCTCTATCTATCGCACATTCATACAATTCACCATGTTCTTGTATGAATAAAACGGGTTAAGGTAAAATATAATCTTCAAGATCACCTAAAGCATTTATATCTTCACTATTTATTGATATTAACCTAAAGTTGATTGTTTTATTTTCATAAACATCAGCAATAACAAAATTACACCCTGTTCCTTCACCCATACCTGATGCAACAAATGTAATTTTTTTGTCAAGGTTGGTTAATTAATCATTATCGTTTTTTTTGTATTATAAATTTTCAATACATTTGTGCAAAGAAAATTTACAAACATTTGAATAATAACTTATAAATAATTTAATTATGATGAAAAATATTATTTTATTCACAATTATTCTTTTTGCACTGAATTCATTTGCACAAAGAACACCACAGATTTCGGTAAGAGACTTTTCTAGCGTTTTAAATTCAGAATATAAACAAGGGTGGAAATTGGTTTTTAAAGATGATTTTAATTCTTTTGACAATACAAAATGGGATATTGATGAAGATAATCTTTATGGTGCGGAAAAAATCTCTATTATTAGAGGATCCAATGTAAAAGCTGAAAATGGGAATTTAAAATTAAAAGCAAAAAAGGAAGATATTTTATATGATAATATTGGTTATAAATATTCATCTGGTGAGGTTTTAACTAAATCTAATACACCTTTTCAATATGGTTACTATGAGATTAGGTGTAGAGTTCCAAGGGGTAATGGCTTTCATTCGGCTTTTTGGCTATATGGTTGTGAACACGATATTAATGCTCAAACATATGGACAAAGTCATGAAATTGATGTTTTTGAAATGTCAGGAACAATGAACATTAAAAATACACATAAAAAGGATTTAGCAACCAATTACAGAAAATTTGAAGAAAATAATAATTATAATGAGACATTTCATATATATACAGCAGATAGTTATTATTCTAGTATGTGGCATACTTATGCAATAGAATGGACTCCGGAAGAAATAATTTGGTTTTTAGACAATAAACCCGTGAGAACAGTTAAGTCAAATCCTAGTTCACCTTTTGATATTGCTAAAATGATACCTCTTAGAATATGGCTTACTCTTGGTATTGGACCTTATGAGATACCAGATAGTCAGACTAACTTGCCTGCCACATTTGAAATTGCCTATATACGAGTTTATCAAAAAGATGTTGTTAATCCAAGTGATAATGAACTTAAATACATTGATGACCCAAATTTGTACATTACCAAGCCGGAAATTAATGGAAGCACTATTCTCAAAAATAACATATGTTATACATTTTCTGTTAAAAATCCAGTATCAGGTTATCATTATTATTGGGAAATAGATAATGCTGGTAATATTTCTGGTGCTTGGGGAACATCTATAAGTGCACTAATAAAGCCTGGTTATAGAACTACTGTTTTATCAGTAAAAGCAATTGATCCTAGTACATGGAAATCAAGTAAAAGATATATTGTGCTTTCAGATAGATTAAACACGAATTTTGACGTAAACAAATTTGTTCGCAATTCAAGCAACAAAGTAAATGTTTCTATGACACCACATTATTCTATCGGAACACATAGATGGTATTTATATAAAGCTGATGAAAAAGGCAATATTATTAGTTCAGTAATTCAAAGTTCTACAAGCAAAACACCAACTTTTACAAATTTAACTCCATACCAATTATATGTAGTTAAACATGGAGTATATGATAGTTATCATTCTTGGAGTGAAACTCGAAAAGTTATATATCCAAAAGCTTATACTTTCTTTACTTGTAATATAAATTCAAATTCAATTTATAATTTCAACGTTAATCCATTTGCGCAACCTTGGGTAGATTATAATAAAAATGATTATAGTCATTTGTGGAAATTATATGAATCTGATGCATTTGGAAATGAAAGTAGTTTTATTTTAAAACAAACAAAAACCGGTACAAACCCAACTTTTTCCGGGCTTACCCAAGGTAAATATTATACTATAAAACATGGCGTTTGGAACAGTTGTTTTCCATGGAAAGAACATAGAAAGGTAGTATATATGTCTGGTGGTTCACCCTTATTTAAATCAACAAATATTTCTAAAGAAGATACAGAAAATATAAAATCAAAATTCAATATTTATCCAAATCCAACTAAAGATATTGTTAATATTGAATATTTAGGAAGTAATGAATTAATTGAATTTGTTAAAATATTAAATTTAATGGGTCAGGAAGTTTTTGTAAAATACAATCCTAATTCAAATAAGACTCAGATTGATTTATCATCTTTCAATAAGGGTTTGTATATTATTAATGTAAAAACAACAAAAAATAACTTTATTGATAAAATAGTAATTGAATAAACAATAATAATTATCCCTTTAATTTGTTAAAAAAAGAGTAGAATATTATTTTGCTCTTTTTTTTATTCTATTAGCCTGATAAATTCTGAATATTTTAGCGAAATTAAATTTATAACATTATAAACTCAATAATTAAACAAAAAAGTTGCAAAATGAATTTAATCAAAAGTATTTACAGATTTCTAAATCCAAAGTTTCAAAATTTATTCATGGAATATAAAGTAGATTTCAAACCGAGGTATGGTCATGGAAATCCACCTCATGCAGATTTGTATTCAATAATTAATTCGAATCGTGATATTTACAAAGGTTTATTATCGAAAGCACTTGATCACAAAGAATCTTTCTGGGAAATTAGGGATTCAAAAATAGAAAATGATTCTATGAAACCATCCTGGAATAATGGATATTTACCTGGGTTAGATATTATTGGTATCTATACAATGTTTGCCGAGTATAAACCAAATAAATATATAGAGATAGGTTCAGGTAATTCAACAAAAGTTGCCTTCAAAGCTAAAAACGAAAACAATTTAACAACAGAAATAATTTCAATAGATCCAATGCCTCGTGCAGAAATTGATAATTTGGCAAATAAAATTATCAGAAAGCCTTTTGAAAACATTGATTATAATATTTTAAATGAATTAAACGAAAATGATATTTTATTTGTAGATAATTCACACAGAATTTTACCAAATTCTGATTCAATGGTTTTTTATCTTGAAATTTTACCAAAATTAAAAAAAGGTGTGATTGTTCATATTCATGATATTTATTTACCTTATGACTATCCGCAATTTATGTGTAACAGGTTTTATTCTGAGCAATATGGATTAGCCATGTATCTACTTGCAAATCCAAAGAAATATAAACCAATATTACCTAATTATTTTATTTTTAAAGATAAAGAACTTAGCAAATTAATAGAACCAATATGGAATCATTCAAATTTAAAAGGTGTTGAAAGACACGGTGGTTCTTTTTGGGTAAAAATTAATGATTTTTAATAGATGCACCTGTTTTTTTCAAGTATATTTGGCATTCCCTCTGGCCATTACACAATCCGAAAAAGCAAATAAAATGAATATCACACTTGAAGAAATGATATGTAATGACACGGAATATGTGGTGGATAAGGGAAATAATAGAATTAAGGTAAAATATAATTAATTACCAATAACTTCATACTTCAATTTATCAACAAAAACAAAATCAATTCCTTTGTGTTCTATGAAAAATCTAACAAGATCATTTTTTGATTTTGGATTATTAAAATTTACCTGATATTCAACATAATTCCATTCATTTAATTTCAAATTAAGATCATTAATATTAAGATGTTCGTATTGGTATATTTCTCCATTGTGAGATAAAAAAGCGACCAAACATAAAGTATTTTCTTTGGGTTTGCTAGGGGGCATAACATTTATTGATAATTTTAAGCATAATGAATCCGAATTACTTAGTTTATTAAATTCAAACCTTTTACCCATAGACTTTGTTTCTGTGCTGTCAATAACATAACAATACTTGCCATTTCGGTATTTGTAATTTATTGCATTAATGCCTTTTCGTGCCAACTGATAATTGGGAGATTCAAAATATATTCTTTTTTTATAATTAATACGTGATTTCCCAAAAGAATGCCAGTAAGCTTTTTTTGTCATAGCATTATAATGAATAACTCCATGCATATACTGGTCAATTTGAAATATATTTAGATAAATAAAACCTGCAAAAACAATAATATTTAAAAACATCCATATTTTTTTCTTTTTTATAAACCATTCAACAAACGCAGCCAAAGGAATGGCAAGAATACTATATGTGTCAATCATGGCACGATTTCCAAATCCTACATACCACCAACACCACCATGAAAAAGTAACATATATAAAAACAATAAAATATATTGTAACAGGAATAAAAAATAACTTAAGTTTTGCTCGAAGAAAAAATAAGCCTATAAGTGAAAATATCATAACAGGAGCATATACAAGCCAACCATTTCTGTAACTAAAAAGTCCATTAATTATTTGAGGATTAGTAAAAAAAAAGGATTCATTTTCCCCATAAGAAAAATAAATCCATTTCCCTGAAACATAATTCCAGTATAAAAATTGAGGAATCCATATTATAATGAAAGAAACAATTATTAATAATACTTTTTTATACAATTTGATAAAATAAATTGCTCGTTCTTTTAGATTCCGGATATTATTTATACCATATAAAACAAAAAATATTAATACAAACATGTT contains:
- a CDS encoding family 16 glycosylhydrolase — encoded protein: MMKNIILFTIILFALNSFAQRTPQISVRDFSSVLNSEYKQGWKLVFKDDFNSFDNTKWDIDEDNLYGAEKISIIRGSNVKAENGNLKLKAKKEDILYDNIGYKYSSGEVLTKSNTPFQYGYYEIRCRVPRGNGFHSAFWLYGCEHDINAQTYGQSHEIDVFEMSGTMNIKNTHKKDLATNYRKFEENNNYNETFHIYTADSYYSSMWHTYAIEWTPEEIIWFLDNKPVRTVKSNPSSPFDIAKMIPLRIWLTLGIGPYEIPDSQTNLPATFEIAYIRVYQKDVVNPSDNELKYIDDPNLYITKPEINGSTILKNNICYTFSVKNPVSGYHYYWEIDNAGNISGAWGTSISALIKPGYRTTVLSVKAIDPSTWKSSKRYIVLSDRLNTNFDVNKFVRNSSNKVNVSMTPHYSIGTHRWYLYKADEKGNIISSVIQSSTSKTPTFTNLTPYQLYVVKHGVYDSYHSWSETRKVIYPKAYTFFTCNINSNSIYNFNVNPFAQPWVDYNKNDYSHLWKLYESDAFGNESSFILKQTKTGTNPTFSGLTQGKYYTIKHGVWNSCFPWKEHRKVVYMSGGSPLFKSTNISKEDTENIKSKFNIYPNPTKDIVNIEYLGSNELIEFVKILNLMGQEVFVKYNPNSNKTQIDLSSFNKGLYIINVKTTKNNFIDKIVIE
- a CDS encoding class I SAM-dependent methyltransferase, which encodes MNLIKSIYRFLNPKFQNLFMEYKVDFKPRYGHGNPPHADLYSIINSNRDIYKGLLSKALDHKESFWEIRDSKIENDSMKPSWNNGYLPGLDIIGIYTMFAEYKPNKYIEIGSGNSTKVAFKAKNENNLTTEIISIDPMPRAEIDNLANKIIRKPFENIDYNILNELNENDILFVDNSHRILPNSDSMVFYLEILPKLKKGVIVHIHDIYLPYDYPQFMCNRFYSEQYGLAMYLLANPKKYKPILPNYFIFKDKELSKLIEPIWNHSNLKGVERHGGSFWVKINDF